Proteins found in one Anabas testudineus chromosome 1, fAnaTes1.2, whole genome shotgun sequence genomic segment:
- the slkb gene encoding STE20-like kinase b, translated as MSFFNFRKIFKLGSEKRKKQYEHVRRDENPEEIWDIIGELGDGAFGKVFKAQNKQTGVLAAAKVIDTKTEEELEDYMVEIEILASCDHPNIVKLLDAFYYESKLWILIEFCAGGAVDAIMLELERALTEPQIKVVCKQTMQALVYLHDNKIIHRDLKAGNILLTLDGDVKLADFGVSARNTKTLQRRDSFIGTPYWMAPEVVMCETSKDRPYDYKADIWSLGVTLIELAQIEPPNHEMNPMRVLLKIAKSDPPTLMQPSRWSPEFNDFLKRCLDKNVDSRWSATQLLQHSFVSSVTDNKPLRELIAEAKAEVTEEIEEHKEDEEEEETEAPLGHKRAPSDASVASSEDEKIPLSPSILESVPEKGEPILPMSTPTEVPLGQVLDTSFVEEPDAPAPEECSEEASNTPAQDEEVEQKPEEKMLVVERDVSKPEPETEPEVPVKEIHQLEIAEDEKEVDTAELPANEEATTESTEVTEAPQAPQDEKMVAVEESNPPAGEEDEENSYKHLKVILTLPEQDNTAPKEENRENPTDEDKINTEDEKKDKATDDKERDSDSGRGSVADNSSVDLNLSISSFLSKPKEPGSVSIQDTKRQKKTLKKTRTFIVDGVEVSVTTSKIITDNDAKNEEMRFLRRQELRELRLLQKEEQRAQQQLSNKLQQQKEQIYRRFEQETTSKKRQYDQEVENLERQQKQTIERLEQEHTNRLRDEAKRIKAEQDKELSKYQNMLKNRKKEEQEFLQKQQQDLDSALKKIIQQHKHELATIERDCLNHKQQLLRAREAAMWELEERHLQEKHQLFKQQLKDQYFMQRHQLLKRHEKEMEQMQRYNQRLIEEMKNKQTQERTRLPKIQRSEAKTRMAMFKKSLRITGAAITPEQEREKVKQFAAQEEKRQKNERLHQHQKHENQMRDLQLQCDANIRELQQLQNEKCHLLIEHETQKLKELDEEHSLELKEWREKLRPRKKALEEEFARKLQEQEVFFKMSGESECLNPSSQSRISKFYPIPSVHSTGF; from the exons atgtcattttttaatttccGCAAAATATTTAAGTTGGggtcagagaagaggaagaagcagtATGAACATGTGCGAAGAGATGAAAATCCAGAGGAAATATGGGATATAATTGGTGAACTGGGAGATGGAGCCTTTGGAAAAGTGTTCAAG GCtcagaacaaacagacaggtgTCCTAGCTGCAGCCAAAGTTATTGACACAAAGACTGAAGAAGAGCTGGAGGACTACATGGTGGAGATAGAGATCCTGGCCTCCTGTGACCATCCAAACATTGTCAAGCTCCTTGATGCTTTCTATTATGAGAGCAAGCTCTGG ATTCTCATTGAGTTCTGTGCAGGAGGGGCTGTGGATGCCATCATGCTTG AACTGGAGAGAGCCCTGACAGAGCCACAGATCAAGGTGGTGTGTAAGCAGACTATGCAGGCCCTCGTCTACCTCCATGACAACAAAATCATCCACAGAGACCTGAAGGCTGGCAATATCCTCCTCACACTGGATGGTGATGTCAAACTGG CTGACTTTGGTGTGTCTGCTAGAAACaccaaaacactgcagaggaGAGACTCCTTTATTGGAACACCGTACTG GATGGCTCCTGAAGTGGTGATGTGTGAGACATCCAAGGATCGTCCATACGATTACAAGGCTGATATCTGGTCCCTCGGGGTCACCTTGATTGAGCTGGCACAAATTGAGCCACCCAATCACGAAATGAACCCCATGAGAGTCCTGCTGAAAATAGCCAAGTCCGATCCTCCTACTCTGATGCAGCCTTCACGCTG GTCCCCAGAATTCAATGATTTCTTAAAGCGTTGTCTGGACAAGAATGTGGACAGCAGATGGAGTGCAACACAACTTCTACAG CATTCCTTTGTGTCCAGCGTGACAGACAACAAGCCACTGAGGGAGCTCATAGCTGAGGCAAAGGCTGAGGTCACAGAGGAGATAGAAGAACACaaagaggacgaggaggaggaagagacagaggcaCCTCTG GGCCATAAACGCGCCCCATCTGATGCCAGTGTTGCCAGCTCAGAGGATGAGAAGATCCCCCTGTCTCCCTCCATCTTGGAATCGGTCCCTGAGAAGGGTGAGCCCATTCTTCCCATGTCCACACCCACTGAAGTGCCCCTTGGCCAAGTGTTAGACACTAGCTTTGTGGAAGAGCCTGATGCCCCTGCACCAGAAGAGTGTTCAGAGGAAGCTTCAAACACTCCAGCTCAGGATGAAGAGGTTGAACAGAAACCTGAAGAGAAGATGCTCGTAGTAGAAAGGGATGTTTCCAAACCAGAACCAGAGACTGAACCAGAGGTGCCTGTTAAGGAAATTCATCAGCTGGAGATAGCAGAGGACGAAAAGGAAGTGGACACAGCTGAGCTCCCAGCCAATGAAGAGGCCACCACAGAGAGCACAGAGGTTACTGAGGCTCCTCAGGCTCCTCAGGATGAAAAGATGGTTGCTGTGGAGGAATCAAACCCACCAGCgggagaggaagatgaggagaacAGCTACAAACATCTAAAGGTCATATTGACACTACCAGAACAAGATAATACTGCCCCAAAAGAGGAGAATAGAGAGAATCCTACAGATgaggataaaataaatacagaagatgagaagaaagacaaagctACAGACGACAAGGAGAGAGATTCAGACTCTGGAAGAGGCTCAGTGGCAGATAACAGCAGTGTAGACCTAAACCTGTCTATCTCAAGCTTCCTGTCCAAACCTAAAGAGCCTGGATCGGTTTCAATACAG GACACAAAGCGTCAGAAGAAGACACTGAAAAAGACCCGCACATTCATCGTGGATGGAGTGGAAGTTAGTGTGACTACATCAAAGATCATCACTGACAATGACGCCAAGAACGAGGAAATGAGATTCCTAAG GCGCCAAGAGCTGAGGGAACTGCGTCTTCTGCAAAAGGAAGAGCAGAGGGCCCAACAGCAGCTCAGCAACAAGCTCCAGCAGCAAAAAGAACAAATCTATCGCCGCTTTGAACAGGAGACCACA AGTAAGAAGCGCCAGTATGACCAAGAGGTGGAAAACCTGGAGCGGCAGCAGAAACAGACCATTGAGAGACTGGAGCAGGAGCACACCAACCGGCTCCGGGACGAGGCCAAACGTATCAAAGCTGAGCAGGACAAAGAGCTGTCCAAGTACCAGAACATGCTGAAAAACCGCAAGAAAGAG GAACAAGAGTTTCttcagaagcagcagcaggatctaGACAGCGCTTTGAAGAAGATTATCCAGCAACACAAACACGAGCTCGCCACCATCGAGAGAGACTGCCTCAACCacaagcagcagcttctcagAG cCCGAGAGGCTGCCATGTGGGAGCTGGAAGAGCGCCATCTGCAGGAGAAACACCAGctgttcaaacagcagctcaAAGACCAGTACTTCATGCAGAGACACCAGCTGCTCAAGAGACACGAGAAG GAGATGGAGCAGATGCAGCGCTACAACCAGCGTCTGATTGAGGAGATGAAGAACAAACAGACGCAGGAGAGAACCAGGCTGCCAAAGATTCAGCGCAGTGAAGCCAAGACACGCATGGCCATGTTCAAGAAGAGCCTTCGCATCACTGGAGCTGCCATCACCCCGgagcaggagagggagaaggTTAAACAG TTTGCAGCtcaggaggagaagagacaaaagaacGAGAGGCTTCACCAGCACcagaaacatgaaaaccagatgAGAGACCTGCAGCTGCAATGTGACGCCAACATCCGAGagcttcagcagctgcag aatgAGAAGTGCCACCTGCTGATTGAACATGAGACCCAGAAGCTAAAGGAGCTGGACGAGGAGCACAGCCTGGAGCTGAAGGAATGGAGGGAGAAACTACGACCTAGGAAGAAG GCCCTGGAGGAAGAGTTTGCCAGGAAGTTGCAGGAGCAGGAAGTGTTCTTCAAGATGAGCGGAGAGTCGGAGTGCCTTAACCCCTCCAGCCAGAGCCGCATCTCCAAGTTCTACCCAATCCCCAGCGTCCACTCCACTGGTTTTTAG
- the stn1 gene encoding CST complex subunit STN1, translating into MQAATMDPVEEPPSILWGLDPIFSAFARLYVRDILQMTESTQVPGIYFYKSHPIYKVDVLGTVVYKREREDFFCYGVDDGTGVINCLCWKNDLLKEEEDPGKSTGKHSDVSYGNFNPVAELKKLKQAQQKRCRLEIGEVLRVRGPVKTSRQQREIMASTYYKVNDPVMTAQIAWMMEVPQLYRECYDKPLQLQCSATGDSAVSTLSKAVNIIKDFFKQRSVTKFRPYDIQDLLQPLIYSQAQTASEDQEPVAGPSSCQQLRQLLKKVLDILQDEGVIYRKVKSQDEVYHVTAQDKDLLLVVKDIIREDSKREKYAEKGCHILHILSAARQRHSLNISKAALEQVLKFLECSSDIVSTSDTHYTMF; encoded by the exons ATGCAGGCAGCTACGATGGATCCAGTGGAAGAGCCCCCCTCCATACTGTGGGGACTTGACCCGATCTTTTCTGCCTTCGCCAGGCTGTATGTCAGAGACATCCTGCAGATGACAGAGTCCACACAGGTGCCAG GTATTTACTTCTACAAGTCACACCCAATTTACAAAGTTGATGTTCTTGGGACTGTAGTTtacaagagagaaagagaggactTCTTCTGTTATGGAG TGGACGATGGTACTGGCGTTATAAACTGCCTGTGTTGGAAAAATGACCTgttgaaggaggaggaggatccTGGTAAAT caacaggaaaacacagtgATGTGTCTTATGGAAACTTCAACCCGGTTGCTGAGCTAAAGAAGCTCAAACAGGCCCAGCAGAAGCGCTGCCGCCTAGAGATCGGAGAGGTGCTCCGAGTGAGAGGGCCAGTAAAGACATcgaggcagcagagagaaatcATGGCCTCCACCTACT ATAAAGTGAACGACCCGGTGATGACGGCCCAGATAGCTTGGATGATGGAGGTTCCTCAGCTCTATAGAGAGTGCTATGACAAACCACTCCAGCTGCAGTGCAGTGCCACAGG TGACTCAGCCGTCAGTACCTTAAGCAAGGCGGTGAACATCATCAAAGATTTCTTTAAGCAGAGGTCGGTGACCAAGTTCAGACCCTATGATATTCAGGACCTGCTGCAGCCCCTTATCTACAGCCAGGCTCAAACAGCATCTGAAGACCAG GAACCTGTGGCCGGTCCATCTTCCTGCCAGCAGCTGCGCCAGCTTCTGAAGAAAGTCCTGGACATTTTACAGGATGAAGGTGTCATATACCGCAAGGTCAAGTCCCAGGATGAAGTCTATCAT GTGACTGCACAGGATAAGGACCTGCTCCTAGTTGTTAAAGACATTATCAGAGAAGACTCAAAACGAGAGAAGT ATGCAGAGAAGGGTTGCCACATCCTGCACATCCTGTCCGCAGCCAGGCAGCGACACAGCCTCAACATAAGCAAAGCTGCTTTGGAACAGGTCCTCAAATTTCTGGAGTGCAGCAGTGACATCGTCAGCACCAGTGACACCCATTACACCATGttttaa